A single window of Sebastes umbrosus isolate fSebUmb1 chromosome 16, fSebUmb1.pri, whole genome shotgun sequence DNA harbors:
- the LOC119475040 gene encoding mitochondrial basic amino acids transporter isoform X1 translates to MALDFAAGCIGGAAGVLVGHPFDTVKVRLQVQNVDKPLYRGTYHCFQSIARQESMLGLYKGIGSPMMGLTFINAIVFGVQGNAMRKLGRDTPLNQFLAGASAGAIQCVICCPMELAKTRMQLQGTGEKKSKRKLYKNSLDCLVRIYNKEGIRGINRGMVTTLLRETPGFGVYFLAYDIWTRYLGCEPEDPYMIPKLLFAGGMSGIASWISTYPVDVIKSRLQADGVGGVNKYSGIMDCVRQSLKKEGWRVFTRGLTSTLLRAFPVNATTFATVTLFLLYMREGEECSIQDSEPQSVQLQPLQPQTQPTSM, encoded by the exons GTGCTGCTGGTGTTTTGGTCGGACATCCATTTGACACTGTGAAG GTGAGACTTCAGGTTCAAAATGTGGACAAACCTCTGTACCGTGGGACATATCACTGCTTCCAGTCGATCGCACGCCAGGAGTCG atgCTCGGTCTGTACAAAGGCATCGGCTCTCCAATGATGGGCCTGACCTTCATCAACGCCATAGTTTTTGGTGTCCAGGGCAACGCCATGCGTAAGCTTGGCAGAGACACGCCTCTCAACCAGTTCCTGGCTGGCGCCTCTGCTGGAGCCATCCAGTGTGTCATTTGCTGCCCGATGGAGCTGGCGAAGACGCGCATGCAGCTGCAAGGGACGGGAGAGAAGAAGTCGAAGAGAAAGCTGTACAAGAACTCTCTGGACTGTCTGGTGAGAATCTACAACAAGGAGGGAATCCGAGGTATCAACCGCGGCATGGTGACCACCCTGCTGCGCGAGACACCTGGTTTCGGCGTGTACTTTCTCGCCTACGACATATGGACCCGTTACCTTGGCTGCGAGCCAGAGGATCCTTACATGATCCCAAAGCTGTTGTTTGCCGGCGGCATGTCCGGCATCGCTTCCTGGATCTCCACCTATCCCGTGGACGTGATCAAGTCGCGTCTTCAGGCGGACGGGGTCGGCGGCGTCAACAAGTACAGTGGCATCATGGACTGTGTCAGACAGAGCTTGAAGAAAGAGGGGTGGAGGGTGTTCACACGCGGGCTCACGTCCACTTTGCTCCGCGCTTTTCCAGTGAACGCCACCACGTTTGCCACTGTGACTCTATTTTTGTTGTACATGCGCGAGGGAGAAGAGTGTAGCATTCAGGACTCGGAGCCGCAGTCCGTCCAGCTGCAGCCTCTGCAGCCACAGACGCAGCCAACCAGCATGTGA
- the LOC119475040 gene encoding mitochondrial basic amino acids transporter isoform X2, with the protein MLGLYKGIGSPMMGLTFINAIVFGVQGNAMRKLGRDTPLNQFLAGASAGAIQCVICCPMELAKTRMQLQGTGEKKSKRKLYKNSLDCLVRIYNKEGIRGINRGMVTTLLRETPGFGVYFLAYDIWTRYLGCEPEDPYMIPKLLFAGGMSGIASWISTYPVDVIKSRLQADGVGGVNKYSGIMDCVRQSLKKEGWRVFTRGLTSTLLRAFPVNATTFATVTLFLLYMREGEECSIQDSEPQSVQLQPLQPQTQPTSM; encoded by the coding sequence atgCTCGGTCTGTACAAAGGCATCGGCTCTCCAATGATGGGCCTGACCTTCATCAACGCCATAGTTTTTGGTGTCCAGGGCAACGCCATGCGTAAGCTTGGCAGAGACACGCCTCTCAACCAGTTCCTGGCTGGCGCCTCTGCTGGAGCCATCCAGTGTGTCATTTGCTGCCCGATGGAGCTGGCGAAGACGCGCATGCAGCTGCAAGGGACGGGAGAGAAGAAGTCGAAGAGAAAGCTGTACAAGAACTCTCTGGACTGTCTGGTGAGAATCTACAACAAGGAGGGAATCCGAGGTATCAACCGCGGCATGGTGACCACCCTGCTGCGCGAGACACCTGGTTTCGGCGTGTACTTTCTCGCCTACGACATATGGACCCGTTACCTTGGCTGCGAGCCAGAGGATCCTTACATGATCCCAAAGCTGTTGTTTGCCGGCGGCATGTCCGGCATCGCTTCCTGGATCTCCACCTATCCCGTGGACGTGATCAAGTCGCGTCTTCAGGCGGACGGGGTCGGCGGCGTCAACAAGTACAGTGGCATCATGGACTGTGTCAGACAGAGCTTGAAGAAAGAGGGGTGGAGGGTGTTCACACGCGGGCTCACGTCCACTTTGCTCCGCGCTTTTCCAGTGAACGCCACCACGTTTGCCACTGTGACTCTATTTTTGTTGTACATGCGCGAGGGAGAAGAGTGTAGCATTCAGGACTCGGAGCCGCAGTCCGTCCAGCTGCAGCCTCTGCAGCCACAGACGCAGCCAACCAGCATGTGA